GTGCATGACTGTACATATCTGATTCCCAGCTTCCCTACCTGGAAGATGGAGACCGCAAGATTGTCCAGAGCAACGCCATTTTGCGATACATCGCCCGCAAGCACAACCTGTGTAAGTGTTTCCCTGTTGGAAGCTTTGAGTGTGATGAGGATATGGCCTTCCGGTCTGTACTACTCAATGGAAAATGTGCCACTCATAAATCAGATTTTTCTGAGATTATTAAGTGACTTTCAATGTAAGAGAACAATGGTGCATCCACTTTAGTAAAGAACAGTTACACATGAAAAAGTTTGCAAATCTGCAGTTTTTCCCATGAGCAGCTTTGCCCCACCATCTTGCCTAACCTGTTTTCATTCTATGTTCATACTTGTTTTACGTTGATTGTTTACTCCTGGTCGTCTTGCAGGTGGCGAGACCGAGGAGGAGAAGATCCGGGTTGACATCATGGAGAACCAGGCCATGGACTTCCGCAACGGCTTTGTCATACTCTGCTACACTGACTTTGTAAGTCCAGACCACACAGTAGGTTTATAATTTACAAATGGCTTAGAAAATCACCACATTCTAGCAATTCAGCATTGTTTCACAGACTCGTCTGTTGTACATAATGTGTAGCTTTAATTTCACAAGAAATTTGCTTTATCAATTGTATCAAATTTGAATGAATTGCTCCGTAAAACAAGTATTCCTATAATTTTGGGATGAATCCAGTTTTGTTATATACAATACTTGTGGTTGGGTGCTAAGATCAGTTCATTGAGTGCTGCTACATAGATATCGCTGGAGCACTGTGTTGTTGTTAGAGCAAACATATTATGAATGTCTTCTGAATAATCTTCAGTATGGATCACAGGTGACCAGTAGGCCTCCGGCCCTGTGGCGGTCAGGCTAATAGCTCACAGTGCGTCCATATCTGGCTAATACTTTTCTGGCCTTTCAGTAGAGTTTGGTGAGACTTTGCtacttttgtacattttctatgTTATGGCCGGAGTGCACCAATGAGATGCATGACCAGCTCAACATGTGCTCCAAATCCAAACCGTATATGATGGTAGCAATGGCTTGTTTTGACGATAAACCGTTCTCATTTATCACTATTCATAACACTCTTAGCCTGTATGTTGATGTGTAGGGGTGACTTGAAGTTCACATTAAAACTTATTCTGTTCTCACAAAATGGAAACCGTGTAGGATAGGCCTACTTACAAGGACTTTGGAACACATAACTTTATAACATATTGGGCATAGAGTAGTAAACCTGAtgcaagggttccaattgtatctgtatggtcatgctaggactcggaaccgtactgtcctctagggtcctcttcacacttgttcccgtgttcgatctgcacttagttgtatgtcgctctggataagagcgtctgctaaatgctttgtaatgtaatgtaaaaaggggaaaaacagcTAGTTTTGCGCAATTGGCATTCCATTCAGGATTGTGCACGCAGTTAATGGGTGAACGGCTACTCTCCCATTTTTGTGTTCCAGGACAGGAAGAAGCCAGGTTACCTGGAGGCACTTCCTGGTTTGCTGAAGCAGTTCTCCAGCTTCCTGGGAGACAGGAAATGGTTTGCAGGCGATAAGGTACTGATTTTAATGGTTAatgggcatgtgtgtatgatttTGTACAGTGAGTCCAGAACTATGGGTTTGATAAGGGTGAAAGCCAGCGTTTGATATGAGGGAAAGGTAGAGATGTTTTCATGGGGACAAaacaacaagacccctccgttctgcctcttcgtgccgtctggcgcctccccttCGCCACACCTGCGcttctcggtcacgactgctgtctgtcctggtcccacggtggtggaatgtcagaatggcagagtctctgacctccttcaagcgcagactgaagacccatctcttcaggctacacctttccctccccaactcaccaccatgattagccttagactgtaatggcacttatgtatagatattgttacttgtataggtattgttgtttttattggctgttgtattgttgtattctagctgccaactgtggtatgctagtttgaaagttgattgtactcttctagggttctgattttctgtatgtttacactaggtctcggaactgtactgtcctctcaggtcctctttgcacttgttcttgtgtttgatttgcactttgttgtacgttgttctggataagagcgtctgctaaatgccatgtaatgtaatgtaaaaaaacaatgcCTCATTATGCCTActgcatggtaaatggttgccatgtatatagcgcctttatccaaagtgctgtacaattgatgcttctcattcacccattcatacacacactcacacaccgacagtgattggctgccatgcaaggtaccgaccagcttttcaggagcatttaggggttaggtgtcttgctcagggacactttgacacagcccgggcgggggatcgaaccggcaaccctccaactgccagacgactgctcttactgcctgagccatgtcgccccgacATTGCTGTAGTAAAAGAAAGTGGTTAAAGAATCACAGGGCCTAGTGTTTTCCACTCTTACATTTAAATAACCAACCAATTTCTAACAAaggaaccaggtgaggtgaagaAACTTTACATTAATCTGTTTTAGTACAGATAAATCCGGGGTCTTCAATCTTTTCCAGAAAGCGCCAGGCTGGATGCAAGCTTTTGGTTTGACTAAGCAGTTAGTTGAGGTGAAAGGTCACATACACCAAGGCTAAAAATATCCAACTCACATTTCATGTCACCATACATTTCTTTTGGCAAATTAGGGCATCTACTTTGTTTGCATCAGAGGTAATTTCAAAACAAtcgataaaaaaataaaaatattattttccagataattatttttctgatgTATGGAAGCTTATGATTGGCCAGTTGTCATAATTAAGAGTTAATTGAcacctgtggctgtgtgtatggcTCTGAAGCCAGTGCCCTTTTGCCCTTGTTACCATGGGAAACTCAGCCAAGACCtgagaaaaatacaaaagaaaaaaataattgtggaCCTCCTCAAGTCAATTTCTAAACAACTGAAGGTACCGCAAGCATCTATACAAACACTTGTATGCAAATATAAATATCTCGGGACCACAGCACACTGCATCATTCAGGAAGGAGGATTAACTCCCAGAGCTGAACAAACTTTGGTCCGAAAGACAACCTTATCTACATGCGCTGTTAAGAGAATCCTACCTCACCATGGCTACGGCTGTCATCCAAGGAAGAAGCCCCTAAAACTGGCATAAAAAAGCCTGAATGAGGTTTGCAGGTGATCTCCAGGATGAAGACCTAGCCTTCTGGAATGGGCAAAAACAAGCGTTTGATTCAAATTAAGCGATTCATAGGAAATGCCACCAAATACTAACAAAGTGTATGTATACGTTTGACCCAATGAAAATCTGAGATGGTAAATTAAATTATGCCTCTCAGCTATTCCATTGAAATGACCTCTTGTGGAAATTGGATACCCTAAATTGActtaacacagtaacacagtatgATAACATTTAATTTGTAGAGTTGTGAAAATTGAGTTTGAATGTCTTTAGCTTTAGGTTAGGGATGGGCAAGGCAGGCCGTATCCGTTTCTAGATTTCAGActgttcttaattatttaatcagcccaaTCTTTCACATTGTTCTCCATTGACTAGTACAGAACTGAAGGCCATATCCTCATCACACTCAAAGCTTCCAACAGGGAAACACTTGCACAGGTTGTGCTTGCACATTATATTCTGTGATCTGCAGAACAGCAGGTGatgaatgttcttgtcttgtagcataattggctaattagctgattgagcccaggtaactggtggcagcaaaatcctgcatacacaccggccctccaggactggagttaatcctgcatacacaccggccctccaggactggagttaatcctgcatacacgccggccctccaggactgcagttaatcctgcatacacaccggccctccaggactggagttaatcctgcatacacaccggccctccaggactggagttaatcctgcatacacaccagccctccagaactggagttaatcctgcatacacaccagccctccagaactggagttaaccctgcatacacaccggccatccaggactggaggtGGCCATTCCTGGCCTaggtgtaaaatgtaaaaaccttTGGCCTCGACTGTACATAGCTTCTACAAATCAACCACTAGTGCTGTGGtatccaaccctggtcctggagagctactgggtcagCCAGTTTTTGCTtacaccttaaaatcagcacccagttcagacccaggtaaccaggtgaggtgagttaagtgtgtaatcgactgctctaattgattgataaagtgcagagtaacaatgaaaaccaagAGACCCAATAGTCTTTGCGAAGGATTAATGATGAGTagccttgatgagtagaatcaggtgtgtttcTTTGAGGATTGAGGACCCCTGGATTCCTAAAAGTACACTTAATGATGAAAAACCTCCACGCCATGTGGCACTCTGTGACCAGGTTGCGCTTTTGCATGTCAGGTGTAACGTGCTACAACATGCCTTTATGCAGATCACCTTTGTGGACTTCATCATGTACGAACTGCTGGACCAGCACCGCATGTTTGAGCCCAAGTGCCTGGATGACACCAAGAACCTGAAAGAGTTCCTGAACCGTTTTGAGGCAAgtctctccccttcctccccctaCCGACGACTAGGTTTTAGAAATACTTTCATAGAGATATTTTCGTTTCAATGAAATATAATGTGAATTGGAAgatgaaaacaatgttttagtGTGGCTTAAAGCAGTCTTGCTtggactgattttttttttttttttactgtgttgGAATATCAGGGCCTGGAGAAGATTGCAGCTTATATGAAGTCAAAGAATTTCATAAAGGGTCCTGTGAACAACAAGATGGCAAAGTGGGGTaacaaaaaagaatgaaatccACATATATGCAGTGAGTTTCTGCCACGCTGCACTCCAGCGTGGACAGTTCCAATCAGTGCCAAAACTTAGTGGGTACTAATTTTGTTCCTTTCATGAGTAGTCAAGCCACAACACTTGAATCAGACATCATCTATACTGTGCGATAGAGAATGACTTCTGGTTAGTTGCAAAGGTTTCCTTTGGGCACTATTAACAATCCTCAAACAATCAAGCTTTTAGTTCGTTAAATTTTTATAACATTTATAGGACTGAAGTAATACAAAATTGGTGGTCTTGAGTATTTTTTGTAACGGGTCCTATTTTGGTTAATAAAGGTTGTTTTTCGGCAATTGTACGTCTTCATTCTTTTCTGAAAGACCAGAGGTTGAGGTGAGCGGAGACCAGGACTTCAGTTTCTCAGACCAAGTTTAGACCCCAGGGTGAATCGGTCTGGAGCTGCACCAGAGGTCATGTGTTTATACAGGGAATATTCCTTCTCACTGGCCAGTGCTGCAAATAGTGTTGTGTCCAGTCAGCAGGCTCATGGGAAATCTAAAGATCTGCAACTTAAagcaatcagacctgggtcaaatgcataattgtttttgttaaatatCACTCAGGCAAAGGTAGCATCGACATTTTAATTAACCATTTTACACCAATTAAATGGCATTGATCCTCCAGAGCCCAAATGCATGGACAATTTGCCAATTAAGCAAGGACTTGCCCTTCCCACCCGGAAACTGAGCTACAATTCAAACCTAAAGACAAAGCACATGTCTATACCACATAGGCAAGTCCATAAATTCAACAGCAGCCGCAAATTAACCAAACAATAACAGCACAGGGTTCTCTCCACACCTCAATCTGCCCAAGCTCATAAACAGGTGACACCAATTAAATGGTTTAGCAGCAAGGTGTTGCTAACGAGCAATTGCAAAGGCCTCCCCAGATCCTAACTAACTGCAGAACTTAATCTACCTGACTTTGCCTAAACTAGTCTTCAGTGTTCCTTCTGGGCTCGAGCACAACTAGAAAACCAATTGACAAGTCAATCGGTTGCACTCCAAAGCGTACCCCCACCCAGAATttccaccaaaaacaaaaagcaaaataaagtgACCAGCCCCACAGGACTTGCCCGATGACTTCAGTAACTGGGCTCAGGCACACAATGCTCAGAACAATACCACAAACACCCATGCGGATCAATTCACCATTTAAATGCTATTAAGAGCTTTATAGAAAAAAGACAGTCTAGGGGTAAAACAAACAGAATTATAGATCCTGGATGAGCTCCCAATACGTTATGGTCAGCCCACTTTGGCTTGTCACAACACAAAAATGGGAAAACACCATTTAGGAAAAATAGATGCATTGATTACCAAAAGGCCCACCACAAACAATATGGGCAACATGGACCCCTGATAATGGCTGTTCCTCAGGAGTCTTCATATAGGGTTCCCCTCAGGAGTCTTCATATAGGGTTCCCCACAGGTGCCTCCAATCCTGCAATCAAAGTTAAGACCACCCAGCACACCACTCATTCtactagggcaggggtcggcaaccctggtcctggagagccgcagggtgtgctggctttcgctGTTACTtagcattaattgatcaatgaaagctgttgattacacagttaagtcacctcacctggtttcttgggtctgaatcggatgcttattttaaggtggagacgaaagccagcacgccct
Above is a genomic segment from Conger conger chromosome 10, fConCon1.1, whole genome shotgun sequence containing:
- the LOC133138644 gene encoding glutathione S-transferase Mu 3-like — translated: MTMKLAYWDIRGLAQPIRLLLEYTGTKYEDKFYSCGEAPNYDKSCWFDEKHKLGMDFPNLPYLEDGDRKIVQSNAILRYIARKHNLCGETEEEKIRVDIMENQAMDFRNGFVILCYTDFDRKKPGYLEALPGLLKQFSSFLGDRKWFAGDKITFVDFIMYELLDQHRMFEPKCLDDTKNLKEFLNRFEGLEKIAAYMKSKNFIKGPVNNKMAKWGNKKE